The Triticum aestivum cultivar Chinese Spring chromosome 3A, IWGSC CS RefSeq v2.1, whole genome shotgun sequence genome includes a region encoding these proteins:
- the LOC123058083 gene encoding cytokinin dehydrogenase 2, with translation MIMAALFVLGCFLLQTVPAARAHDEALAWTPASPFRDELRALGVGALIRDDAEATALASTDFGNVTVAPAAAVLYPSCPADIAALLRASCARSSPFPVSARGRGHSVRGQAAALDGVVVDMPSLGRLGGGSSSTASRLSVSVEGQYIDAGGEQLWVDVLRAALAHGLTPRSWTDYLHLTVGGTLSNAGISGQAFRYGPQISNVQELDVITGLGEMVTCSKKKDADLFDAVLGGLGQFGVITRARIPLVPAPTRARWVRLLYTGAAALTGDQERLIDVERGDALSGLMDYVEGTVVADEGLIGSWRSQSPSSSSSSFFSGPDAAARFAKLAEEAGGVLYCLEGALYYGGAAGGERDVDKRLETLLRELRYARGFASVQDVSYVEFLDRVHGGELKLRAAGQWDVPHPWLNLFLPRSRVLDFAAGVFHGILRRGTTGAMGPVLVYPMNRNRWDSGMSAVFPEEEEVFYTVGILRLAVSEGDLGRLEEQNDEILRFCEEAGIACVQYLSYYADQAGWEKKHFGPAKWARFVERKREYDPKAILSRGQRIFTSPLA, from the exons ATGATCATGGCTGCTCTCTTCGTGCTCGGGTGCTTCCTGCTGCAGACCGTCCCGGCAGCACGGGCTCACGACGAGGCGCTCGCGTGGACGCCGGCCTCCCCCTTCCGCGACGAGCTCCGCGCCCTCGGCGTCGGAGCGCTCATCCGCGACGACGCCGAGGCCACCGCGCTCGCGTCCACTGACTTCGGCAACGTGACGGTCGCGCCGGCGGCGGCCGTGCTCTATCCATCGTGCCCCGCCGACATCGCCGCGCTGCTGCGCGCCTCGTGCGCGCGCTCGTCCCCGTTCCCGGTGTCCGCCCGGGGACGCGGCCACTCCGTCCGTGGCCAGGCGGCCGCGCTCGACGGCGTTGTCGTCGACATGCCGTCGCTCGGACGCCTCGGCGGAGGCTCCAGCTCCACTGCGTCCCGCCTCTCCGTGTCGGTCGAAGGCCAGTACATAGACGCCGGCGGCGAACAGCTGTGGGTGGACGTGCTGCGCGCCGCCCTGGCGCACGGCCTGACGCCGCGTTCGTGGACCGACTACCTCCACCTCACCGTCGGCGGGACGCTCTCCAACGCCGGCATCAGCGGCCAGGCCTTCCGCTACGGCCCCCAGATTTCTAACGTCCAAGAACTGGACGTCATCACCG GGCTCGGAGAGATGGTGACGTGTTCGAAGAAGAAGGACGCCGACCTGTTCGACGCCGTGCTGGGCGGGCTGGGGCAGTTCGGCGTCATAACGCGGGCGCGCATACCGCTGGTGCCAGCGCCGACGAGGGCGCGCTGGGTGCGGCTCCTCTACACGGGCGCCGCCGCACTCACCGGCGACCAGGAGCGGCTCATAGACGTCGAGCGTGGCGACGCGCTGTCCGGGCTCATGGACTACGTCGAGGGCACGGTCGTCGCGGACGAGGGCCTGATCGGGAGCTGGCGCTCGCAGTCGCCGTCATCGTCGTCTTCGTCCTTCTTCTCGGGCCCCGATGCCGCGGCACGATTCGCCAAGCTCGCCGAGGAGGCAGGTGGCGTCCTCTACTGTCTTGAGGGAGCGCTGTACTACGGCGGCGCAGCCGGCGGCGAGCGCGACGTCGATAAG AGGCTGGAGACGCTGCTGCGCGAGCTGCGGTACGCGCGGGGCTTCGCGTCCGTGCAGGACGTGTCGTACGTGGAGTTCCTGGACCGCGTGCACGGCGGCGAGCTCAAGCTCCGTGCCGCCGGTCAGTGGGACGTGCCGCACCCCTGGCTCAACCTCTTCCTCCCGCGCTCCCGCGTCCTCGACTTCGCCGCCGGCGTCTTCCACGGCATCCTCCGCCGCGGTACCACCGGCGCCATGGGGCCCGTCCTCGTCTACCCCATGAACCGGAACAGGTGGGACAGCGGCATGTCGGCGGTGTtcccagaggaggaggaggtgttctACACAGTTGGGATCCTCCGGTTGGCCGTGTCCGAGGGCGACCTCGGGCGGCTGGAGGAGCAGAACGACGAGATCTTACGGTTCTGCGAGGAGGCCGGGATAGCGTGCGTGCAGTACCTGTCGTACTACGCCGACCAGGCCGGGTGGGAGAAGAAGCACTTTGGTCCAGCCAAGTGGGCCAGGTTCGTGGAGCGGAAGAGGGAGTATGACCCCAAGGCGATCCTGTCCCGTGGTCAGAGAATTTTCACGTCCCCGCTGGCTTGA